From the Juglans microcarpa x Juglans regia isolate MS1-56 chromosome 7D, Jm3101_v1.0, whole genome shotgun sequence genome, the window ATTAACAACAATGGCCCCCACTCATAAgaacaaagttttaaaaaagaaactttaagctcatccattgttctctcacGGTCCTCAGAGCTTCCATCATTTCTCTCCCTTCAAAggcaccaacacatacatataggaacCAGGAACCATTTTCCAGATTGCTGCCACTTGTGAATTACGTAGAAGGCCTCTCTAGCTTGCAAGGAAATCGACAAGTCTATgaggcatgacccatgataaTCCAATTCccgcgaaaaaaaaaaaaaaaaaaacccacaggTCGTGGCCACCTCGCAATGTAGAAGTAGATGATCTATCaattctccattcttcttaAATATGCAATACCCGTCCTGCACCATTACCCAACGTTTCCTTAAGTTATCTGTGGTAAGAAtcttgtccaaacaaaaaaaatctgcttttgaaggagcttttgTCTGCCATATACTCTTGCATGGGAATATGGTCATTTCCAAGCTCGTTAAAACATGATGAAACAATCTGACAGTGAATCTAGCTTTCTTGGAGGGCTCCAGTTCATCTTATCTATGGTACCCTCGGTCATGCTTACGGAATAAAATGCCGCATAGAACTCTATGATAgcctccaactcccaatcttaGGCTGCCTAATGAAACCTACTTTCCATTTAGGGGAGCCACTAGAAAAGACCACGAGGCCAGCTATCGTTGCATCCTTCGCTCGTGTGAGCTCAAAAATGGCAGGGAATGTGTCTTTGAGGCTTTGTTCACCACACCATTTGTTGTACCAAAATCTGACACGAGTATTGTCCCACCACAATATGTTCATGTCTCCAGAAGATCTCCCACCCTTTTCAATGTATTTCCACAAGCCCACCCCATATGGGCTGCGTACCTTATTTGAGCACCATCCTCCCTAGGGTTGTAATCAAGCCAAGCCAAGCCGAGTTTTGGCTTCACTAAATATTctcgagctcgagatttttatttattttttggtcgaGCTTGACTCAGTAAGCTAAATTCCCAACTCGAGCTCGTGCTCggcttgaattgtttattttttttattttttgaataagatttaataattaataaattagataaataaaaaataaaaatttgtataactaacaagtagaacctctattgaattattatactttaaaaatttataaataattaatatctaactagttgatatttattcatgataacaatatattatatgcctacagaaattattaatacatacccataatatgatagcatatatttatttcatatatggtttccacgtactagtatatgaaattattaaatcttatcgactaattattgtacaaatcataaaatatagctatgaagtatattcaatttATAAAGACGTAAGTAattaattaggttacatattatatatttagttataaaagtactatgcttatattattagctaatacatatatatatgtatatatacataagtgcatgtatatatttatcaatatatgaatgaacaTTAATCGAGTCAAGCTAACGAGTCAACTCGGGCATAAACTAGTGGGCCTTAACGAGTCTTAACCgagccgagtcgagtcgagtcgagtcgagtatatgtcatttactaatcgagcagGTATCTATTTTCActttcacgagtcgagttcgattcgagtttaactaAGCAAATACCGAGCAAACTATCGAAcaaactggttcatttacagccctaatcCTCCCCAAGCTTCCCAAACTGTGAATCTATAATGGACTTCCATAGGGCACCCCTTTTGTGTTGTTACTGCTGCAACCATTTACCCAGCAAAACTtggttgaatttcatcaaattaCGAATCTCCAATCCACCCCCAGAAATTGGAAGATAGACAATTGACTAGCTTACcagatgaaatttgaactcttccccAACCCACTTCACAAGAAATCTCGTTGTAACTTTTCAATACAATTGGCAACCTTTGTGGGGAGTGGGAACAAGGACAGAAAATAGGTGGGTAGGTTAGAAAGAGTACTTTTAATCAAAGCGAGCCTaccacctttagacaaatacaacCTCTTCCAAGAAACCAATCTGCATTCCACTTTCTGAACCACTCTTTGTATAAATATCACTCTTTTGACACATGCAGAGTAGTTCGTATGTCCGACAAGAATATGAAATAGTATAAAACTTTGAGTTAGCCCTATGACCCGTTTATGATTTTGTTGCACCTACTGATTCTGCCAcataattttgtgatttgatctACTATGCTGAGAATTCTCACAACGATAACAAATATGTTTGCTCAGTCCAATAGGGTGTCTCTGAATCTTCTTTCTAGCATtagttatttcattttaattcaaataaataattaatgccAGAAAGAAGATTCTGACACTTAGATTAGCAAACTATCCAATTGATTATAGGAACACATGCACCCTATTggactaataaaataataaaatatatttattatcattgtgatttttttgggtGTATCTGAATGGTCAAACGGTGGGCTTGGGATGAAAGTTAGACTCAAACATCCTGGGTTCAATTCtgagttcattttttattgtCTGCTACATGGTATTTTGCTCGGCAGGTTCTTTGCGATTGCCCTCGTAACAACTAACATGTCATGAACTGATTggattaaatattttgtgaaaaagatAAATCATAGGGTGTTTGACCGATATATTTCCTTTTCTCCCTTTTTAAGCTTTATGCATGGACGTTATAAACTATGTATTCTGAACAAActtgtttgtttgttaattcataaaatttattgtgcAATTGTTAGGTTCACAAACAATGTTCTCAGCACTGCTCAACAAGTATGGTTACGCAAATTAGGTGGTGCAAAGCCTGTTGTAGCTGAGAATGCTGGTGGAATCATTACAGCGGGACGTGCAAAACGATCAGCTTCTCAGCCAGTACAGCCTGGCGAGAGGTCAGTTTTACATTTCGGAATGCATATTAGTATCCTAAGctttttcaaagttttcttACTGGCAAAATGGCAACCAACAGGTTTAAGCAgttaaaagaaggagaaaataagaaaaagttgagCAAGGCCCTGCCAACAGAAGATGTTCAGAATCTGGCTTCGACATCTGATTCTGAGGATGATCCAGATGAAGAGACTAAGGATAAGGTAAAACtcaacttttaatttcttgctaTCCATTCAGTTGGAGTATTGTTGCTGTTGTCCTCCCGGAGCATTTTATTATGCAACAAtatcatgttttctttttgtgagtAACTGTTAATGCAAATAAAGAAGCAAAGACGAAAGAGCTCTGTCTTCTGTTGTTATGATATTCATGCACGAGCAGATAACCCTCCATCTTGATTGCACTTTTGATATCTTATGATGAGtgctacttttttaaaattatatttttatcctttaaaacaaaaagagcATACGAGTTGAATGTTTAGGCTCATCTGTAAAATTTATTGGACCAACGAATAGAAGATGCAGAATTCATATGGCAGCATGATCATGAGCTGATAGTGTTGACATCCTGGTGGCAGTTGGTGGTTCCACTACCTCTAGTTTTTCATTTCAGCTATTGTTGTGAAGTTGACATTGATTGGTCTTTGGCTTAACACCaaacaataaagaaaacaagCTGTGTTGTATTTGTGTCTGGTGCCTGCATGCACGTCTATGGATTATCTAAATAGTATTTGATAAAAGGAAGACCACAGATGAGGAGGAAGTTCTGTCTCTCCATCCTACAACCCCAGGGTATACACATTGCAAAGAGACGATGAAGTGAAAATCAGGCTGGGTGCCTTTATTTCAAGATCAAAGTTGATCCATATGTGAACATAGTCCTAAACAAATAAGGGCACGTATACTAAAAAACACTACGCAACtgctttattttatatttggaaTGGAGAATCAATATCAACCTTGACAGTTTCCAACTCAATTATGATCTGAAGTTGGGGTGCATAGTTTTATCTTGTAAACAGCATTCTTAcctggttttctttttcttaacaCATGACTTTAGAACTAACTTGGAGATTTTGACAGGGTGAGGAGGCTCTTGAAGAAGCATACGCGCCTAGTAGCGGTAAAGATGTACCAAATTATCCACGTCCAAGGCGGAGCAAGCGATCAAAGCGGAAGCGTGCTGTATAGAGAGACAATGTACTATATTTTGTAGTTTATGTTGAGTCCTGTATATCTCAGCAAATTGTATCTTGGTTAATATATAgtggccattttttttttttatgtcggctCATTCATCTTAAGTCGATCTCCACGTTCCTTGTTATTTTAAGCAAGGTCTAGCCACCACGATTGTTATGCGTGTTTTGAGTAATTAATTTCCTTTAGAAAATGGGGAGGCcctaaaattctataaaatgaAGCGACACAGCATTTCAAGCTCTGTATCAGAGCAATTAAAGATCGTGTGAAGCAACATGAGTTTATGTTGATGGAGTTTATGTCGTAGAACATAAATAGCAAAACTTACAAATTAGTGGCGAAAATAACCTTCATGGTGATTCTATGGAGATTGATTTTTCTGCATTTGTCCTCGAGATATTCATAcgatcatctctctctctctctctaaagagGGTCTCTCTTAACTCATATTGGCCTTAGAGCTGGTCAATACCCTTTTGAGATGTGTAGAAATATACCCAaaccccggggggggggggggggggggggggggggggggggggggggggggggggggggggtgcggGGGGCTGATCCGCTGATGTGGTAAAACATATGAACCTCCTGGGCCCCTTAATCTCTGCTACAATGCATGAGAACCATAACATTGTtctgtaaataaattttatgccttggtttctttccttttgagCCTTCATAGGCTGGATTTTAAATCATATGTTTGAAGATTTTACTGGGGATTCAGCTTATGGTGATTCTATGATAAACATTACCAATTGCTCTGAATAAAGGCTTCTACAATACACACCCCCAACTAATTTCCATTTTTATACAAGCACAACACCCCTAAAGACACAGCTTCTCAAGCTACATGGATATATCTGACCCTTTTTAATCCTCGAAATGTGCTGTAAAACTAAGACTTCTAACTTCTACTAGCTTTTGCGGCACGTACAAGTGCATCCATCTATTTATGTCTAAACGGCGGGCGGTGATTCCCCACAGGGTTGGGGCCTGACGGAATCTTATGAATCTTCTTTCCTTTAACCTGTTTTTGGTCATTGGACTGATCAAAGAGTGCAGGATATTTGCATTAACTTATTATCCATATAAATGAGAAGAATAATTGAACTTGAAAATAGAGTGCTCCTTGTTCTTACCCGACTAGATGAGGCATCCCCATTGTGCGACCCTGAGCTTGGTTGCCCTTGTGTGAGCCTCAAATGAACTGTGTTCAGCATTCAGAAAAACAGAAAGGCAAGGTACATTAATGCCTGTAACAACAAAGGGTCTGCTGGCTTGTTTTCCTCTGTATTTCAGTGTTATCATATAAAGTAAAGAGCTTAATCTATCAGTAAAAGAGATGGATGCATACTGAGCAGGGGAAAATGGGGTACTGTCTTACCTGATTCGACAGGTTGGACACTCATGGTGAAGCAAGGGTATTGAGAAGCTGCAAGCAAGAGCCACGCCAAGATAAGATGGATTGGAGTGAGTCTTCTCATTTTTGCGCATGAGTTTGGTGCATGCTGCCTGTGGAAGCttttattattgtgtttgaagaagaagcatgAAGAAATCATAACAAgacttgaaaaaacaaaattgtggGAATGTTTGTTAAAAAGTGCTTGGGAATCCTATGCCATTACAAGCTGATCTGATAAGATGAGGAATGGAGCTAGCTTTTCCTCATTGTGGATTGACTACTCTCAGGTATCATTGCATCCATGATAGATTTCTTAAGtacttgttttcattttattttgagtgGCTTCAGCCATGCTGTCGGTATGCTATGTAGGGACCAgccaatttatttttaaatgattaagcTTCCTGATATTGTCATATGTTTTGATTTGTTCTTAATGTAGGGGATTTAAACTCGTTCTTAATTTGTCCATTTATGCATAGACTTAAGTTAAATTTCCATAAGGAAATATCAATGAATAAATTCCAGTAATTTTATGTTGAAGGACCagaactttttcttttatattattaagcATACACAAGTGCATCCAGTGATGAGGTTCTTATTGCTTACCATGTGAAGGAAAAGCCTTGCAACTGCTGTGACTCAAGTCTCAGGGTTTTGTTCCTATGAGGTTCTTATGGCTTGGATTCATAGCTCTCTCTTTCTTGTACTTTCCCTGATCTTGGACTCAGCCTGAGTTGCACATCCTAAACCCATGAACTCATTCTTCACTCTATGTTTTATGAAAGGAGGATTTGatctattttgttaatttatccCGAGTTAAACTCACCCTGTTCCCTGAGTCCATGATGCTTTAGTTTCCTTTGGTCGTTGCAGTTTGGAAGGCTTCAAATGAAAAGGAGAGATTCTATAGCAAAATGATTGGCAATGTTTATTGTACGATTAGcaaaatgtatgaagtaggttgatcCCATCATTGATTggtttgaaatgagttgagatgagatgagttgagtttggtacaacaaccaaacatagccttaatAAGCTAAATTTTGATTGTAAAGTCAAATTGTAAATGATACTTGCttgtttcttcctcttcttcttcttcttttatttttcctttttttggtagGTGCTAGTAACTTGTTTGGCTTAGATTGATTCCACCAACATTAATCACCAATCCACTAATgagtttaatataaattttaacccGAAAATTTTGGCTTTGGCAAGGATGAGACATTTAATAAGAAGACTCTACCACAAAGAAATCCcaaagagagagagcgagaaaATGAATGTTTGTTTGATAATCATTAAGATGGGAAGTCACCCAAGTCATGATTAGGATCGTGCAATCCATGGCTTGATGTAGATATGTCAATGCCCAGATGGGGGCATAGGCCAATACGCCgggtaatgatgaaaaggaaGAGGACTTGAAAGTTTACTCTCAAATGTGAGCTTGTTCAGAACTTGCTTGAATTAAGCGTTGGATAATGACATGGCCCATGGGTAGTAAATATCAAAGCCTACATGAAAAGAAGCCGATAAGCTGTTACCCAACAGATCCAAGAATTTTGCTTATTGTGGCCtaaaaacatcattcaaatgGGCCCCCAAGCTCTTGAGCCTCGACAACCCAAAATTATCTAAGATCCCATCAAAACCCTGTGGAAAAGATCAAATGAAAGAAGTAACAGGAGGGatcttgggttatgcctaaagaaactaataataatatggtTTTGTTAACACtgttttttatatattcaaaggTCTTTTACAAGCTGCCTATAAATACTGCTATACATTTatagaagagaaaggaaagcaACATTCTGCAGAGGATTCGGTGCAACGTTCATAAATCTTGTTTAGGAAACATTGTGCCGTTGGTGAGTTATTTGGTTGGTGCTCTGCTTGTTTTGGAAAGTTGGTTCCGTTGAGTGATTTGCTTGGTCTTGGTTAGGAAACATGGTACTGCCATTGGAGCCTCCTGATTGaccagattttattttattttattttcaatatctcCCCGCAAACTAAGCCGATCTATGAGGTTGAGTTTGTTATGTAATTGTGCAAAAGCAAATTGAGATAACGGCTTAGTGAAAATGTTAGCTAATTGCATGGATGGAGAAACCATGTTGGGTTCGAAGAAGTCCAAGAGCCACACGTTCTCTAACATCGTGATAATCTATCTCAATATGTTTACTACGAGTATGAAATATGGAACATTGGATTGCAAGTCAAATGAAGAGTACTGAAATTGTCACAAAACAGTGTGGAGTCTTTTGAAGTGGCACCTTGAGATCACGGCGAAGAGGAGCAAGCCACGTTAATTCAACACAAGTGATAGCATGATGTTCTGCTTTAGTACTGGAACGtgatacaattttttatttttttgcgcATCAAGAAATGCAATTAGTACCAAGGAAAGTGCAAAAATCAGTAGTGGAGCATCGAGTCTCGGTACATCCAGCCCAGTTAGCATCAGAGAAAGCAGTCAAATCTAGTGATGAGTTGGAATGAAGTTCAATACCGAAATTGGTTGTTCCTTAGATATAACGAAGAATCCACTTGACCATCTGATAGTGAGCCTCTGTTGGATTGTGCATAAAATGTGAGACAAAGTTCAcactaagggctcgtttggttGTTAGACTGCACTTAGCTCTACTGAGTTCGATTCAGATTTAGACCtcttttaacatccaaacactcaactcttaaattactaaactcatctcaattcaaaacctctttatacttagaacccacaacctttttcaacttttcataaatacatctaaactcatcttaggtgggtcCCACAGAATTcacttcatcatctcaactcactactatttataaaaaactcaattcag encodes:
- the LOC121239774 gene encoding uncharacterized protein LOC121239774; protein product: MISSCFFFKHNNKSFHRQHAPNSCAKMRRLTPIHLILAWLLLAASQYPCFTMSVQPVESVHLRLTQGQPSSGSHNGDASSSRSNDQKQVKGKKIHKIPSGPNPVGNHRPPFRHK